In the genome of Neodiprion pinetum isolate iyNeoPine1 chromosome 2, iyNeoPine1.2, whole genome shotgun sequence, one region contains:
- the Rpn8 gene encoding 26S proteasome non-ATPase regulatory subunit 7, which yields MPSQEVSTAKVVVHPLVLLSVVDHFNRMGKIGNQKRVVGVLLGCWRAKGVLDVSNSFAVPFDEDDKDKSVWFLDHDYLENMYSMFKKVNAREKVVGWYHTGPKLHQNDVAINELIRRYCPNSVLVIIDAKPKDLGLPTEAYQAVEEVHDDGSPTSKTFEHIPSEIGAEEAEEVGVEHLLRDIKDTTVGTLSQRITNQLLGLKGLHAQIREIKDYLIQVGNGKLPINHQIVYQLQDIFNLLPDMSQNTFVDSLYVKTNDQMLVVYLAALVRSIVALHNLINNKLTNRDAEKKETDKKETKKDEKKEDEKKDEKEKAKVK from the exons ATGCCGAGTCAAGAGGTCTCCACAGCAAAAGTAGTGGTTCATCCACTAGTTTTATTGAGTGTAGTTGATCATTTTAATCGCATGGGAAAAATTGGTAACCAGAAAAGAGTTGTCGGCGTATTATTGGGCTGTTGGAGAGCCAAGGGAGTATTAGACGTGTCCAACAGTTTTGCAG TCCCATTTGACGAGGATGACAAGGATAAATCAGTGTGGTTCCTCGACCATGACTACCTGGAAAACATGTACAGCATGTTCAAAAAAGTTAATG CTCGTGAAAAAGTGGTCGGCTGGTATCATACTGGACCAAAATTACATCAAAACGACGTCGCGATCAACGAATTAATCCGTAGGTATTGTCCCAACTCAGTACTGGTCATCATCGATGCCAAACCCAAGGACTTAGGTCTTCCCACAGAAGCGTATCAAGCTGTTGAAGAAGTCCATGAC GATGGATCACCAACTTCTAAAACCTTTGAACATATTCCGAGTGAAATCGGAGCAGAGGAAGCTGAAGAAGTTGGAGTCGAACACTTGCTCAGGGACATCAAAGATACCACCGTCGGTACACTCAGTCAAAGAATAACGAACCAATTACTTGGATTAAAAGGACTTCATGCCCAAATTCGAGAAATTAAGGACTACCTTATCCAG GTTGGCAATGGGAAACTACCGATCAATCATCAAATCGTTTATCAGCTACAGGATATCTTCAACTTGTTACCTGACATGTCACAAAACACGTTTGTCGATTCACTCTATGTCAAAACAAATGATCAAATGCTGGTAGTTTACTTAGCAGCTCTTGTCAGGTCAATCGTAGCACTGCACAATTTGATAAACAACAAATTAACGAATCGAGATGCAGAGAAAAAGGAGACTGATAAGAAAGAGACGAAAAaggatgaaaagaaagaagatgagaagaaagatgaaaagGAAAAGGCAAAAGTTAAATga
- the LOC124213394 gene encoding inosine triphosphate pyrophosphatase gives MSKTIVFVTGNAKKLEEVIAILGKNFPRDITSRKIDLPEYQGEIDDICKDKCRAAARIVNGPVVVEDTSLCFNAMNGLPGPYIKWFMEKLGVDGLPKMLAAWNDKSAQAVCTFGYCDGDPDGDVSIFRGITDGVIVNPRGTREFGWDACFQPVGYDKTYAELPKDIKNQISHRSKALTEMKNYFCNNLV, from the coding sequence ATGTCAAAGACGATAGTTTTCGTAACTGGAAATGCGAAGAAGCTTGAAGAAGTGATAGCAATTTTAGGAAAGAATTTTCCGAGAGACATCACAAGCAGGAAGATTGATCTACCTGAATATCAAGGAGAAATCGATGACATATGCAAGGATAAGTGCAGAGCTGCAGCGCGAATAGTTAATGGCCCAGTTGTGGTAGAAGATACTTCTTTGTGTTTCAATGCAATGAACGGTCTCCCCGGGCCATATATTAAGTGGTTTATGGAAAAGTTGGGTGTTGATGGTCTCCCCAAAATGCTAGCTGCTTGGAATGACAAATCAGCTCAAGCAGTGTGTACTTTTGGATACTGTGACGGTGATCCCGATGGCGATGTTAGTATTTTTAGAGGTATTACTGATGGGGTTATAGTCAATCCACGAGGGACGAGGGAGTTTGGGTGGGACGCATGCTTCCAGCCAGTCGGATACGACAAGACTTATGCGGAATTGCCCAAGGACATTAAGAACCAGATTTCACACCGTAGCAAAGCTttaacagaaatgaaaaattatttttgtaataatttagtgtaa
- the atk gene encoding protein artichoke, whose product MGKPPEKRIYQFLLVVCFLGLGSNGTIGQLLDSEYGCPPQEKILPCRCSTRDMEFQIWCSHSELPKVLEGLDAVSHYVARPIDEIILENNNLPSLPGKVFANLRVLRLMLRNNRLERVSSGWLDGLYDSLLELFIVEPDLRSLPVDSLDNLSGLEAITLQSRSMKRLPKFSGLPKLRYLQINSPSLAELTPGYFRNLPSLEQFHIFGSQRLTRLESGLLQDLQSLSLVNISECAINWIHPRAVIGLPELKEISLVGNAIADATMVGRTIIDLPRLSILRLDRNHISRLGEASFVELPTLSELYLSRNRISEIFSGAFHRVPMLRTIDLNHNAIHRIHPEFFIQRNGGLEELWLINNDLGHITELRTILDALPNLKFLDMSYNQLEEIPFGAIRGHSTLERLHLDHNRINMVQMEAFVALPALRELRLRNNSLSNMLEGPLWNLPALKGLDLAENYFRMLEPRLLANLPSLRRLDISGNAIGIVDPASFLANPALEHVNLSGNALAMIHPRTFEHLVNLYELDLGWNRLFEIVPGLPRNLEYLYMPMNQILNLPMPSSPYLALPALRLLDLSANGIKRLPPGSLSTLPNLKRLKLGYNALQHMEDGAFDGLSRMEQLDLRDNRLVSLHGSCLRGLRMLVDLNLRGNRLELIRPDLFESNARLQRLDLTRNRLAQIPHTAFANTRDLREVYASHNALTELPRSLHGLTALQVLDLSFNKLNILSPETLSSLTSLLELRLVKNKIQELREGAFNRLPRLSLIDLENNDLQIVERNAIRALPELIALRLGQNRLQMIPNGAFVELPRLQSAELQENRIEEISNNAFINVPQLLFLNLSHNLLPSLENSGLENLNSLEVLDLSHNRVARVSSKSLAAMEWLVELKIDNNRICAIQGSPFDDMPRLRVLSLRHNRMASVAENAFKRLRSNIAILDIDGNPLSCACGMLWLRGWLQQASAEGPRCADGSLFREVRLSRQDCQRERQIEPTVPGCEAEMIDATSLFGTSQVNSAWMNLQGSTTPLHPLPNESEYFYDEYVDYPYENASTMTPDNSSDTVTTIASAEELASLQMTSETPSVVTGGTPTIYAATGSGAANIINRTTLMPTKDVPPSPSSSGFTFFGVPLPSLNFNLWGNSGRKADRKSDSFNQPGRGRIHLFPPTEPEIHRGGFVPLPRGQSGFIPIVDPQLRYQMETNRSAYFSNKNVTIQKESQNGGFQLSQTQTAKYSTSSDGSHRPQNRTEKLPDRNRGEKNTSKLQGLTLSVKEQSNVTVPSLLTSKDFRGFSINVTKDVNITSSSEKVTKKLEIDQTSVPSEINEEENLHSMTNENGANGEVASKIVWTTPSSSTTQLLNISSAEDNKAPTTVRASIASIRDKSSFWNFRDWLKPKQAVQSGLITTVKPDDLEATGSPVTTTEHETILTTIHPGMPYMISMTRDKEASPLSALLVPGGQIPPYRPLGRSTITKVSSPSLTPVAEQYQNNQMSPELEKLLPEYLLNNNEKEADKDKFSKDDTTPKLMEEINGNDDNVRIIEDSSFNWYFQHYNDTILEPYVGLVDSGADHVKILITLSPVTYLIICRLV is encoded by the exons ATGGGCAAACCTCCGGAGAAAAGGATATATCAATTCCTACTCGTGGTGTGTTTTCTGGGTCTGGGTTCGAATGGGACAATCGGACAATTATTGGATAGTGAATATGGTTGTCCTCCGCAAGAAAAAATCTTACCTTGTAGGTGCTCGACGAGAGATATGGAGTTTCAGATATG GTGCAGTCACAGCGAGTTGCCCAAAGTTCTTGAGGGCCTGGACGCTGTCAGTCATTACGTTGCGCGGCCAATCGACGAGATTATCTTGGAAAACAACAACTTGCCAAGCCTGCCAGGGAAAGTTTTTGCCAATTTACGAGTCCTACGGTTAATGTTACGAAATAATAGACTCGAGAGAGTTTCTTCGGGCTGGCTCGACGGCCTGTACGACTCTCTTCTCGAGCTGTTTATCGTCGAACCAGACTTAAGATCGCTACCGGTCGACAGCCTCGATAATTTGAGTGGTCTTGAGGCCATAACATTGCAAAGCAGGTCGATGAAAAGGCTGCCGAAATTCTCGGGACTCCCGAAGCTAAGATACTTGCAAATTAATTCCCCATCCTTGGCGGAACTGACGCCAGGATACTTTAGAAATTTACCAAGTCTTGAACAGTTTCACATATTCGGAAGTCAACGGTTGACCAGACTGGAGTCTGGATTGCTGCAGGATCTCCAAAGTTTGAGTTTAGTGAACATAAGCGAATGTGCAATAAACTGGATCCACCCGAGAGCGGTGATAGGACTTCCGGAATTGAAGGAAATTTCTTTAGTCGGTAACGCTATCGCGGACGCTACAATGGTTGGACGCACAATAATAGATTTGCCGAGGTTATCCATTTTGCGATTAGACAGAAATCACATCAGTCGTTTGGGAGAGGCTTCCTTTGTCGAGTTACCGACGCTCAGTGAGTTGTACCTATCCAGAAACAGGATATCGGAGATATTCTCTGGGGCTTTCCACAGAGTCCCGATGCTGCGGACCATTGATCTGAACCACAATGCGATTCACAGAATCCATCCGGAATTTTTCATCCAGAGGAACGGTGGCTTAGAAGAACTTTGGCTCATTAACAACGATTTGGGCCATATCACTGAGCTACGAACAATTTTGGATGCATTACCAAACCTGAAATTCTTGGACATGAGTTACAACCAACTTGAAGAAATCCCGTTTGGGGCTATCAGAGGACATTCTACTCTCGAGAGATTGCACTTGGATCACAATAGAATCAACATGGTTCAAATGGAGGCGTTCGTTGCTCTGCCAGCTTTGAGAGAGCTCAGATTGCGCAACAATTCGTTGTCTAATATGCTGGAAGGACCTCTTTGGAACTTACCAGCCTTGAAG ggCTTAGATTTGGCCGAGAACTACTTCCGAATGTTGGAGCCACGTTTGTTGGCTAATCTACCTAGTCTGCGACGGTTAGATATCAGCGGAAACGCCATCGGTATCGTCGACCCAGCTTCGTTCCTTGCCAATCCTGCCCTCGAGCATGTCAACCTCTCTGGTAATGCCTTGGCCATGATTCACCCTCGGACTTTTGAACATCTTGTCAATTTGTACGAGTTGGACTTGGGTTGGAATAGATTGTTTGAAATAGTACCCGGCCTGCCACGTAATCTCGAGTACCTTTACATGCCTATGAACCAAATTTTGAACCTGCCGATGCCATCGTCCCCATACCTGGCACTTCCTGCCCTGAGATTACTGGACCTCAGTGCCAACGGTATAAAGAGATTACCGCCAGGCTCGCTGAGTACCTTGCCTAATCTGAAGAGACTGAAGCTCGGCTATAATGCTCTTCAACACATGGAGGACGGAGCTTTCGACGGTCTCTCGCGGATGGAACAGTTGGACCTGCGAGATAACCGGCTGGTTTCTCTACACGGTAGTTGCCTGCGAGGTCTGAGGATGTTGGTTGACTTGAACTTGAGAGGCAATCGACTGGAATTAATCAGACCGGATTTATTTGAAAGTAATGCTCGCCTGCAGCGTTTGGATCTCACCAGGAACAGATTGGCGCAAATACCTCATACGGCATTTGCTAATACTCG AGACCTTCGTGAGGTGTACGCTTCGCACAACGCTCTGACAGAACTTCCAAGGTCGTTGCACGGTTTAACAGCCCTCCAAGTCCTTGACTTGAGTTTCAACAAGCTGAATATTCTATCACCGGAAACTCTCAGCAGTCTGACTTCATTGCTTGAACTGCGGTTggtaaagaataaaattcaagaGTTGAGGGAAGGTGCGTTCAATAGACTTCCGAGATTGTCTCTTATCGATTTGGAGAACAATGACTTGCAGATTGTCGAGAGAAACGCCATAAGGGCTCTGCCGGAGCTCATAGCACTGCGATTGGGACAAAATCGTCTCCAG ATGATACCAAACGGTGCTTTTGTGGAACTACCTCGACTTCAAAGTGCCGAGCTCCAAGAGAATCGCATCGAGGAGATATCTAACAATGCATTCATCAATGTTCCTCAACTGTTGTTCCTCAATTTAAGCCACAACCTGCTACCTAGTCTTGAAAATTCAGGTCTAGAAAATCTAAACTCGTTAGAAGTGTTGGATCTCAGCCATAATCGTGTGGCACGTGTATCGAGTAAGAGTTTAGCAGCCATGGAATGGTTGGTTGAACTGAAG ATCGACAACAATAGAATTTGTGCTATTCAAGGTTCGCCTTTCGATGACATGCCACGATTGCGGGTGCTCAGTCTTCGTCATAACAGGATGGCTTCTGTGGCGGAAAATGCATTCAAAAGATTAAGATCTAACATAGCGATTCTAGACATTGATG GTAACCCATTGTCTTGCGCTTGTGGAATGCTGTGGTTGAGAGGATGGCTGCAGCAGGCATCAGCAGAAGGGCCGCGTTGTGCTGATGGATCACTTTTCAGAGAGGTAAGATTATCTCGACAAGATTGCCAGAGGGAAAGACAAATCGAACCTACGGTGCCCGGATGTGAAGCCGAAATGATTGATGCCACCTCTT TGTTTGGGACATCACAGGTAAATTCTGCCTGGATGAACCTACAGGGCAGTACGACACCGCTGCACCCTCTTCCCAACGAGTCAGAATATTTCTACGACGAATACGTTGACTATCCATATGAAAATGCTAGTACCATGACCCCAGACAATTCCTCCGATACTGTGACAACCATTGCGTCGGCGGAGGAATTGGCAAGTCTTCAAATGACCTCCGAAACGCCTTCTGTTGTGACCGGTGGAACGCCAACGATCTACGCAGCCACTGGTTCTGGTGCCGCAAACATAATCAACAGAACGACACTCATGCCAACCAAAGATGTCCCCCCGTCACCGAGTAGTTCTGGATTTACGTTCTTTGGCGTGCCGCTACCCAGTCTGAACTTTAATCTGTGGGGGAATTCAGGAAGAAAAGCCGACAGAAAAAGCGACTCCTTCAACCAGCCTGGGAGAGGTCGTATACACTTATTTCCTCCGACGGAGCCGGAAATACACAGAGGCGGCTTCGTCCCGTTGCCTCGCGGTCAGAGCGGATTTATTCCCATAGTTGACCCACAGCTTAGGTATCAGATGGAAACTAACAGGTCCGCGTACTTCTCCAATAAAAATGTTACCATACAAAAAGAGAGTCAGAATGGCGGCTTTCAGTTGTCGCAAACGCAGACGGCGAAGTATTCGACCTCGTCAGATGGATCCCATCGACCACAAAATCGAACGGAGAAATTACCTGATCGAAataggggtgaaaaaaatacatcgaaGCTACAAGGTCTCACGCTTTCCGTTAAAGAACAATCAAATGTAACGGTTCCCTCTTTATTGACGTCAAAGGACTTTAGAGGATTTTCGATCAATGTTACGAAGGATGTAAACATAACATCGTCGTCTGAAAAAGTTACGAAGAAATTGGAAATCGATCAAACGTCGGTACCGTCGGAAAtcaacgaagaagaaaatctACATTCAATGACCAACGAAAATGGTGCTAACGGCGAAGTCGCCAGTAAGATAGTCTGGACCACTCCAAGTTCCAGCACAACCCAGTTACTGAATATTTCTTCCGCAGAAGATAATAAGGCACCGACTACAGTACGAGCATCCATTGCCAGCATTAGGGATAAAAGCAGCTTCTGGAATTTTCGCGATTGGTTGAAACCCAAGCAGGCTGTGCAATCTGGTCTGATAACCACCGTTAAGCCTGACGATCTTGAAGCCACCG GTTCTCCGGTAACTACAACGGAACACGAGACAATCCTGACAACGATCCATCCCGGAATGCCGTACATGATTTCTATGACTCGAGACAAAGAAGCATCACCTTTGTCTGCGTTATTGGTACCTGGTGGACAAATACCACCTTATCGACCGTTGGGCCGATCAACAATCACCAAAGTTTCCTCACCCAGTCTCACTCCTGTAGCAGAACAGtatcaaaataatcaaatgTCACCAgagcttgaaaaattattaccagAATATCTGCTCAACAATAACGAAAAGGAAGCCGACAAAGATAAATTCTCAAAAGACGACACGACACCAAAGTTGATGGAAGAAATCAATGGCAACGACGATAATGTAAGAATAATAGAGGACAGTTCTTTCAATTGGTATTTTCAACACTACAATGACACGATCTTGGAACCCTATGTAGGATTAGTCGACAGTGGTGCTGACCACgttaaaattttgatcacTCTCTCACCTGTGacttatttaataatttgtagATTAGTGTGA
- the LOC124211322 gene encoding DNA primase large subunit, translating into MDYVKRISRIKPEVSSLKETYPHDLQLYCTPPSGDISLAEFQELALERLKVLRIVESVYVQTDIESDKRLSTVLSELRDDNSLSYYVKLLQGTGCGTHSESDLKARRKDHISHFILQLAYCSSDELKKWFISREIELFKLRYSSLNSEGLQQFLKISSMNFVPISQNEKEVIKEYLTQSTVGYTDTYIEVHDFYKVSFCKVTDLVRNRRVYVHSGFAYIPDKELISVFVTVLRMQLASALAYTKRGMPILNTDDRLFTLLNSLHNTYTGDDFTISDGAAVPIESLDALSKSSYPLCMRFMHDALRAKHHLKHEGRQQYGLFIKGIGVLYEDAVRFWREEFCKKMEPEKFEKNHLYNIKHNYGKAGKRTNYTPYGCLKIIQSNVGPEQIHGCAFKETDIKILKQKMLSYGLNSTAINNIAGYVESGHYQIACGKYFEAVHKCPPPHAVVHPNVYFRDSQSVLTNGNSSIGTGQSMNGEKNEGKQTKPDPVMDDADDMDIVLSTAVL; encoded by the exons ATGGACTATGTAAAGAGAATATCACGCATCAAGCCCGAAGTCTCAAGTCTTAAGGAAACCTATCCACATGATCTACAATTATATTGTACACCACCTTCTGGTGATATTAGCTTAGCTGAGTTTCAAGAACTGGCACTCGAAAGATTAAAAG TTCTGCGGATAGTTGAGTCTGTATATGTGCAAACTGATATAGAGTCAGATAAGCGTCTATCAACAGTATTGAGCGAATTGAGAGATGACAATAGTTTGTCATACTACGTTAAACTTCTTCAGGGCACTGGATGCGGTACTCACAGTGAATCAGATTTGAAAGCTAGAAGAAAGGATCATATTTCCCACTTCATATTACAGCTGGCATACTGTTCAAGTgatgagttgaaaaaatggtTCATCAGTAGAGAAATTGAACTGTTCAAGTTAAGATACAGTAGCTTAAATTCTGAGGGTCTGCAGCAATTCTTAAAAATAAGTAGTATGAACTTTGTGCCT atATCacagaatgaaaaagaagtaaTCAAAGAATACCTCACTCAATCAACAGTTGGATACACAGATACTTATATAGAGGTTCACGATTTTTATAAGGTATCATTTTGTAAGGTGACCGATTTAGTCAGAAACAGAAGAGTTTACGTCCACTCCGGCTTTGCTTATATCCCTGACAAAGAGCTCATATCTGTATTTGTAACAGTTTTGAGGATGCAGTTAGCTTCAGCGTTGGCA TACACCAAACGTGGAATGCCAATTTTAAATACAGATGATAGACTTTTCACTTTATTGAACAGTCTTCACAATACTTATACTGGTGACGACTTTACCATTTCAGATGGTGCAGCTGTTCCCATTGAAAGTTTAGATGcg cTTTCAAAGTCCTCGTATCCTCTTTGTATGAGGTTCATGCACGACGCACTGAGGGCGAAACATCATTTGAAACATGAAGGTCGGCAGCAGTATGGTCTATTCATCAAAGGAATTGGTGTGTTATACGAAGACGCAGTTCGTTTCTGGCGTGaagaattttgtaaaaaaatggaacCTGAGAAGTTTGAGAAGAACCACTTATACAATATAAAACACAACTATGGGAAGGCAGGGAAGCGAACAAATTACACCCCTTACGGTTGTCTGAAAATCATCCAGTCTAATGTTGGCCCTGAACAAATCCATGGTTGCGCATTCAAAGAGACGGACATAAAGATTCTCAAGCAAAAAATGTTGAGCTATGGTCTAAATTCAACTG CTATTAACAATATAGCAGGATATGTTGAAAGTGGCCATTACCAAATAGCTTGTGGAAAGTATTTTGAGGCTGTGCACAAATGCCCACCACCACACGCGGTAGTACATCCAAACGTCTACTTTAGAGACAGCCAAAGTGTACTGACAAATGGAAACTCATCAATTGGAACAG GACAGTCAATGAATGGTGAAAAGAACGAAGGGAAACAAACAAAACCTGATCCAGTGATGGATGATGCAGATGACATGGATATTGTACTGAGTACGGCCGTATTATAA
- the Tdh gene encoding L-threonine 3-dehydrogenase, mitochondrial: MYVGQLLSLQARKIAFRSFSRTSKLKQIDNCQNHNKIPKILITGGLGQLGSDCAKLLRSKYGNENVILSDIIKPTAEGLRNGPFIFADILDFKGLQKIIVNNRIDWLIHFSALLSAVGEQNVPLAVRVNIEGMHNVIELARQYNLRIFVPSTIGAFGPDSPRNPTPNVTIQRPRTIYGVSKVHAELLGEYYHHRFGLDFRCLRFPGVISSDLPSGGTTDYAISVFHEGMRHGKYECYLEPHTRMPMMYIEDCLNALFQFLNAPNEALGRRVYNVTAMSFTPEELFTEMKNYIPDLQITYKPDSRQLIADAWPQVFDDSEARRDWGWKHKYGMKGLVSAMIRDVNENFLLKNTQQQVNSYV, from the exons ATGTACGTTGGGCAATTGCTGAGCTTGCAAGCGCGCAAAATCGCCTTCAGGAGCTTCAGTAGAACCTCGAAACTGAAGCAGATTGATAACTGCCAAAACCATAACAAAATACCGAAGATTCTTATCACTG GTGGATTAGGTCAGCTCGGCAGTGACTGTGCGAAACTCTTGCGCAGCAAGTACGGAAACGAAAACGTGATACTTTCCGACATCATCAAACCGACTGCCGAGGGTCTACGGAATGGGCCTTTTATTTTCGCCGATATACTCGACTTCAAGGGTctacaaaaaataatagttAATAATCGTATAGACTGGCTAATACATTTCAGCGCGCTTCTCAGCGCCGTTGGTGAGCAGAACGTACCCTTGGCCGTCAGAGTTAACATAGAAG GAATGCACAACGTCATTGAACTGGCGAGACAGTACAACCTTCGGATATTTGTTCCTTCAACTATTGGCGCCTTCGGACCGGATTCTCCCCGTAATCCGACGCCGAATGTTACAATCCAGCGTCCACGAACCATCTACGGAGTAAGCAAAGTTCACGCAGAACTCCTTGGAGAATATTATCATCACAGGTTTGGCCTTGACTTCCGATGTCTCAGGTTCCCAGGTGTAATTAGCAGCGACCTTCCCAGCGGCGGCACCACGG ATTATGCAATATCGGTCTTTCACGAGGGTATGCGTCACGGAAAGTACGAATGTTATCTTGAACCGCATACAAGGATGCCTATGATGTATATCGAGGACTGTCTCAACGCGCTTTTTCAGTTCTTAAATGCACCAAACGAAGCATTAGGCAGACGAGTTTACAATGTGACTGCAATGAGCTTTACCCCGGAAGAACTCTTCACCGAGATGAAGAATTATATCCCTGATTTACAAATCACGTATAAGCCAGACAGTCGGCAGCTCATCG CCGATGCCTGGCCCCAAGTCTTTGACGACAGCGAGGCACGACGCGATTGGGGATGGAAACACAAATACGGTATGAAGGGTCTCGTTTCTGCCATGATTAGAGACGTAAACGAAAACTTCCTACTTAAAAATACCCAGCAACAAGTCAACAGCTACGTATAA